One window of the Drosophila gunungcola strain Sukarami chromosome 3L unlocalized genomic scaffold, Dgunungcola_SK_2 000009F, whole genome shotgun sequence genome contains the following:
- the LOC128259771 gene encoding uncharacterized protein LOC128259771 isoform X2: MAPKKSTIVLNVEQFIHDIEERPAIWNRNFHCNKAFLEQMWDELSGAHKLPKIVLKAKWKGLRDNFRVEYKRIPRADNGDFMVDPATFESKWLHYYALLFLTDHMRHRLPKNEQDQSFYFNQQSEDCEKTVVEPDLTNGLIRRLQDSDEDYDEEDMEADADGDGEASEATVEEAMPTPPAAHQMNQVSTTPLATGALRAQEEAHQHALIKAGLLRAQLLELEKEAEDLSKKPPPPVQQQPSPAAPLLQLLVEPPVAHCSPPPVVTTTSAQVQQPGSAAVLAPATTTSASSVSSNGASIGGKRSVSPPPLYNKAHHPLATLAAAHHAAKERNEDFGASSAVGGTGDHLSFTQHSYANGLIPALKLKRPRLSEDSNFNGSSTMDASLVPEDDDYHYLLSLHPYMKQLTAAQKLRIRTKIQKLIFKELYKEDLEESK, from the exons ATGGCGCCAAAAAAGTCCACTATTGTGCTCAATGTGGAGCAGTTTATTCACGACATCGAGGAGCGTCCGGCCATCTGGAACCGAAACTTCCACTGCAACAAGGCCTTCCTTGAGCAGATGTGGGACGAGCTGAGCGGAGCGCACAAGCTGCCGA AGATCGTGCTCAAGGCCAAGTGGAAGGGACTTCGAGACAATTTTCGAGTGGAGTACAAAAGGATACCTCGGGCGGATAACGGTGATTTTATGGTAGATCCGGCCACTTTCGAGTCCAAGTGGCTGCACTACTACGCATTGTTGTTTCTAA CTGATCACATGCGACATCGTTTGCCCAAGAACGAGCAGGATCAGTCCTTCTATTTCAACCAGCAGAGCGAGGATTGCGAAAAGACAGTTGTGGAACCGGATTTGACCAATGGGCTAATACGTCGCCTGcaggacagcgacgaggattACGACGAGGAGGACATGGAAGCGGATGCGGACGGGGACGGGGAAGCTAGCGAAGCCACCGTAGAGGAGGCAATGCCAACGCCGCCGGCTGCCCATCAGATGAACCAAGTAAGCACCACACCACTGGCCACAGGAGCTTTGCGCGCCCAAGAGGAGGCCCATCAGCACGCTTTAATAAAGGCAGGATTACTGCGTGCCCAGTTGCTGGAACTGGAAAAGGAGGCCGAGGACCTGAGCAAGAAACCACCACCGCCAGTACAACAGCAGCCGTCTCCAGCGGCTCCTTTGTTGCAATTGCTGGTCGAACCACCAGTCGCACACTGCTCACCACCGCCAGTGGTGACCACCACATCCGCACAAGTACAACAACCCGGATCAGCGGCTGTTTTGGCGCCGGCCACGACTACATCTGCATCCTCTGTGTCCTCCAACGGAGCGTCAATTGGTGGCAAGAGATCGGTGTCGCCACCGCCACTTTACAACAAGGCTCATCATCCGCTGGCCACTCTGGCAGCTGCTCATCATGCGGCCAAAGAACGAAATGAAGATTTCGGAGCGTCCTCCGCTGTGGGAGGAACCGGAGATCATCTCAGCTTCACCCAACACTCCTATGCCAATGGACTGATACCTGCCCTCAAGCTGAAGCGACCACGTCTCTCCGAGGATAGCAACTTCAATGGTTCCTCCACAATGGATGCTTCACTCGTACCGGAGGACGATGACTACCACTACTTGCTGAGCCTGCATCCGTACATG